In Erythrobacter sp. KY5, the DNA window GACACGTTCGACGCCGACAGCGTCATCGCGCAAAGCGGTGATGATGAGCGCGCCGAGGTCTTTCAGGTCGCTGGCGGGGCGGAGTCCGGCATCGACCAGTCGGGCGACAGCAACACGGCAGAGGTCTATCAGGACGGCTCCAGCCTTTCGCTGATCTTCCAGACCAGCGGCAACGACAACGCCACCGGCGTGCGGCAGGAAGGCGATGACAACTTCTCGTTCGTCGACCAGTCCGGCAGCGACAACCGCATTGGCGATCCGACCTTCGACAACACAGCGCTTGGCACCACCGATGCAGAGCTCGGCGTGTTTCAGACCGGTGACGGCAACGATTCCTTCATCGTGCAGAGCGGCTCCAACAACGACACCGATGTCGTGCAGGACGGGGACGACAACTTCTCCGACGTGACGCAATCGGGTGCGGATTCCTTGGTCGCGGTCACTCAGGACGGGATCGAAGGGTTCAACACCTCTGAAGTGACCCAGACCGCAGATGCGGGCAGCACGGTGATCGTCAACCAGACCCGCGATGCGCTGGCTCCGGTCGCCATCAACGAAGACAATTTCAGCCTCGTCGATCAGTCCGGTACTGTTCAGGCGGTTTTTGTTGACCAGACTGGCGATGAGCACACTTCGCGCGTATTCCAGTCGGGCGACAATAACGACACCGACGTTCTGCAGAGCGGCTTCACCAACGAAACCCGCATCCTGCAAAGCGGCAGCAACGGCGAAATCGACAGCGACCAGACCAGCAACGACAACTTCAGCTTTGTCGACCAGTCCGGCACTGACAATTTCTACCAGATCAACCAGTTCAACGGCGACGGCAACAACGCCCGCGCAACGCAAGGTGGGTCGGACAACGAAGGCCGCATCGCCCAGAACGGCTTCACCAACGTCTCGCGCCTGACCCAGACGGGCACGCTTGGCTTTGCCGACGTCGACCAGAATTCGAGCGACTCGACTTCTCGCATCACGCAGACCGGCGATGACAACTTTGCCTTCGTCCGCCAGCAAGACTCAGGGCAGGTTTCGGTCATCGAGCAGTCCTCGCCCGATGGGTTCGGCACTGCCGGTGTCAACGTTGTTCAGGAAGGCGGCAACGGCAACCGATCGAACGTCCTCCAGAGCGCCGGTATCGCGTCAGCTTTGAGCGGCGGGTACACCAATAGTCTGCCGGATGGCGTTGGAGGAACCTTTGACGCAAGCCCGTTCGCGTTGGTCCGTCAGACCGGTAACGAGAACGTCAACAACATCGATCAGACGGGCGAGTCGGCGATTGGTTTCTTTACCCAGACGGGTGATGAGAACCGCCTTATCAGCCTGCAAAGCGGCACCAACATGGAGACGGACGTCACCCAGAGCGGGAACGGCAACATCTATAACGGCACGCAGGCTTCCAGCATCGTCGATTTCGACGGCCTTTCTCGGATCGAGTCGATCCAGACAGGCAACGACAACCGCTCGATCGTGACGCAGGACGGTATTGCAACGGGTCCGTTCTTTGCTGCTCCCGCGCTCGAAGTGCTGGTCAATCAGGTCGGTGACGAGAATATCTCGCGCGTGACCCAGTCGGGGACCGATGACAGCGCCTTCGTCGACCAAATCGGCAACGAGAACATCAGCAACGTGGTCCAGAACCTTGGTGGTCTGGAAAACCTCGCGGACGTCAATCAAAACGGCGACGAAGGCTTCTCGCGCATTGTACAGACAGGCACGACCAACGAGGCCGAGCTTAATCAGGACGGCCTGCTCAACACCTCGATCATTCTGCAGGACGGCACGTCGAACATGGCGACCGTCAATCAAGATAGCACCGGCAACTTCAGCCGCGTCGATCAGGTTGGTTCGTTGAACTCGGTGACGGTGAACCAGAACATTCCCTGATCGCCTGATCTCAAATGAAACACGAAGGGGCCCGCGCCGTGATGGCGCGGGCCCCTTTGTTTGTGCCGTTGATGCGCTGCGCCTAGCGCGTGGCGGCGAGGCTCTGCATTCGCTTCAGATAGCGGGCGAGCACGTCGATCTCGAGATTGACCTCGTCGCCTTCCGAAAGGTCGCCGAGCGTTGTGACTTCGGCGGTGTGCGGGATGATGTTGAGCATGAAGTCGCACGTCCCGTCGCTGCGGTCGCGCACGTCATTGACGGTAAGCGAGACGCCGTTGACCGTGATCGAGCCTTTCTCCGCGATGAAAGGCGACATCTCGGCCCGCGCACGGATAGCGACGCGCCAACTGTCGCCCACTTCCTGAGCTTTCACTACCTTTCCGACCGAATCGACATGGCCGGTGACGATGTGGCCACCCAACTCGTCTCCCACCCGCAGGGACGGTTCGATATTGATGCGAGCGCCCTCGTTCCACATGCCGCCATAGGTGCGACTGACGGTTTCGGCGGAAACGTCGACGTCGAACCAGGCATTGCCCTTATCGCCGCCGCGCTCGACCACGGTCAGGCACACGCCTGAACACGCAATCGAAGCGCCGATATCGATCCGCGCAGGATCGAGCGGGGCGTTGATGCGAAGGCGCAGGTCGCCGCGCTGGTCGACATTCGCGATGGTGCCGATGGCGGTCACAATTCCGGTGAACATTCGTATCTCCTATCGGGTGCGCAGATAGGCGGTGAACGTGTCGCTGCCAAGCTGACGGCTTTCGCTGAGGCGCCACCGCTCGTGAGCGTCCGATAGCGAGGAAAGGCCGATGTCGCCAAGCGCGGGCAATCCCCCACCGATCACGATGGGCGCGCGGTAGATGTGAAGCTCATCGACCATGTCTTTGGCCAGAAAGCTAGCGGCGGCTCCTGCTCCGCCTTCGACATAGAGATATTGCACGCCTTGGAGCGTCGCGATCTGCGCCGGTTCGTTGATGACCGTCACCCCATCGGGTGCGACGCCTCTTGTGAGAAGCACCCGGTCAGGGCTGCGCGCTTCGAGCCCATGCAGGCGCACGTCCAGTCGCGGCTTGTCAGCGCGCCACGTGCCGCCGCCGACAAGGATCGCGTCATGCTGTGCGCGGCGCGAATGGACGTGCGCGCGCGCGGCGTCTCCGGTGATCCACTGGCTTTCGCCCGATGCGAGTGCGATTGCCCCGTCAAGGCTCATCGCGAGCTTGAGCGTGACATGCGGGCGACCATGAGCGGCGCGGGTAAGGTATCCGGCAAGGCTTTGGCGCGACGCGTCGTCGCCAAGTACCGTGACCGCAATCCCGGCTCGCTCGATGCGTCTGGCGCCAAGGCCTGCGGTGCGCGGGTCAGGATCGCTCTGGCCTATCACCACTCGCGACGGGCGGGCCGCCATAACGAGATCGGTGCAGGCGGGGCCGCGCTCGGATTGGTGGGCGCAAGGCTCAAGGGTCACGTAAAGCGTCGCGCCTTTTGCGCCGCCCTCTTCAAACCCGACCAGTGCGATGGCTTCTGCATGAGGGCGGCCGCCTGCTTGTGTCCAGCCGCGCGCGATTACCTGATCGTCGCGCACCAGCAAGGCGGCAACGCCGGGATTGGGGCGGGCGACCGGACGCGCACGCCCGGCCAGCCGCGCCGTGGCGGACATCCATTCGCTGTCAGTGAAATTTTGCGCTGTTATGATGCCGGGCTTTCACCGGGAGCATCGCTCAAAGGCCCTTCGTCGCCGTCAGCGCTCTCGCTGTCTTCGGCGCGGCCCATCAGGGCATCCAGTTGCGCGCGGCGCTCGGCCTCTTCGGCAGCGCGTGCCGCTCGGCCACGGCGGTCGATCTCGTCGACATCCATGCCTGCGGCAGCGCCAAGCGCCTTGTAAATGTCGCGCTTGCGAGCTTCGAGCGCCTCTTCCTGAGCCTCGCGCAGGTTCTTGATTTCCTGGTTCTCAAGGTTCGAGGCGATGATCTCCTCATCGCTGCGACCCTCTGCAAGAGTGGAGATATAAGTGATCTGCGGTCGCTCGGGCGTCACATAATTGCGATCCTGGATGAGGTAATACATCAGAGCCGCAATCGGCAGCGAGGACATAAGCAAGATCGGCAGGCGATAGGGATTGGGCTTCCGAAACTCGTGCCAGAAGTCGATAACCCCGGGCGCGGGATTGAAGCGTGATTTTTGTAAAACACCCATGATGGGCGCAAATATAGTGAACCGCCGCGCTTTGCGCCAGAGGTGAGCGAACCGCGGCTTGCGGGCTCAGGGATATTCGACGGTAATCGGCACCCGTCCGCGCAAATTACCGCTGGCGTCGGTCTCGGCCTCGATCACGAGAGTGCCGGAAAAACGGAACTCCAGTTGCCCGTCGGAATCGAGCCTTGGAAAGCCATCGAGGTCGGTGACGAATTCGCGCACGCGCGCGGTTCCGCCGGTGGGATCGCGCATTCCGATCTCGCTCGGCAGGCTGATGACGACCTCTTCGAACGGCGCGCCCTGGATCATCGCGCGGCCCGTGATCGGCATCCCGCCAAGATCATCGACATCGCCGATAACGGTCTTGCGACCGCTTTCAAGATCGAGCAGCACCCGCGCTTCGCCGCTGCCCAACAGGACGACGCGGCCAAAGTCGATATCGCTTTCGATGGTGATGCTGATCCGCTGGCAGTTGCGGTTCCGATTGCCGTTTCCGTTACCCGGAGGCGGGCGTTGGTTGCCATTGCCGCGGCAACCGGGGGGCAGGTCGCAATTGGGGCAATTACCCTGCGCGCGCACGGGTGCATCCGCTCCGATGAGCGCCGGGACGGCAAGGCTGGCCGCTGCGAGGGTCAAGGCGAAGGCCCTAAACATGACCGCAATTTAACCGAGCAGAGTTAACGAAAGCCTACGCGAATGCGCCTATCCCGGCGGCGGAAAAGCTTAACGCTTATACAGAGGCTTAGCCGAGAGGGGGCTTAGCCGAAAGCGGCGTAAAGGCTGCGCCCGTTTTGTTTGAGCCAGCGATCGGCTTCGCTGATCTCGCCCTCGTAAATGTCGCCCAGCAGCGCGTGAAAAGCCGGGCTGTGGTCGAAGTGGACCAGATGCGCGACTTCGTGGGCGACGACGGAGCGGCGCACGAAATCGGGCGCCTGAACCAGCCGCCAATTGATGCGGATGCGCGACTTGTCCGAACAGCTGCCCCAGCGTTTCTGCGCGCGCGAAAGGGCGGTGGGAACAGGCGAAAGCGCGGCGGCGGCGGTATAGTCGCGCATATCGGCTTCGAACAGCGCCAGCGCCTCACGCTCAAGCCAGCGCCGCAGCCTGCCTTCAAGGCCGGCTTTCGGACCGCCCAGCCGCACCGAATTGCCGCAAAGCGCAGGGCGGCGCGCTGCCGTCTCTTCCCAGGCGATTGCCTTGGGTTCTCCGCGATAAAGCAACGACCCGCCGGGGCCGGGAACTTCGCGCCGTGGCACCCGGGCGTGCTGTTCGACAAGCCAGTCGCGCCGGGTGTGCGCAAAGGCAATCGCCTCCGCCGAACGCGCCCAGCTTGGCAAGGTGATGCGAACCTCGCTCCCATCGGGCGCAAGCCGCAGCGTCAGGCGTTTGGCAGTCGCGTGGCGGCGCAGGATGATCGGAACAGTCTCACCGCCAAGCTCGATCTCTGGGTCGATCGGAGCGCGTTTGAGCCAGTCGATCACTCAATCCTCCTGCGTTGCGGCGAAGCCCACCGTCACCGTCTGCTTGGGCGGGCCCCATTCGACGATATGGTGTTCGAGAGGCCCTGCATCATCCTCGCTGATGACGCGTCCCGCAACCGATACGCCCGCGCGAACAACAGCCTCGCGGTCGCCGCTGATGAGGTAGTGCCAGTCGGGCAATTTGCGTCCAGCCGCGCGGCGGCGATAGGCGCAGGTCGTGGGAAGCCACGGCACGTCCTCGACGATGGAGAGCGTCAGGCGGAGGCAATCGGGTACGAAGGCCTTGCGGTTGCGATAATCGCTGCATTGCGCGGTGCTGCAATCGAGCAGCTTGCAGGCGACGTTGGTGTCCTCGATCTCGCCGGTGTCGGCGTCCTCGATCTTGTGCAGGCAGCAGCGCCCGCACCCATCGCACAAGGCTTCCCACTCGGCGCGCGTGAGCTGATCGAGCGGCAGCTCCCAGAATGTGTCACGCAAAGTGGGCCCGCTCATCTCAGGTGACCCATTTGCCGAGCTCTTCGGCAACCGCATCCGCGCCAAGATCGGCGGGAAGCAGCGCCAGCGGCTCACCCTGCGGGCCGAACAAAAGCACGGTGCGCGAGTGGTCCATCAGGTATGTGTCGGGCGAGGGGCTGTCGAGCTTGGTGTAATAGACGCCGAAAGTCTTCGCCGCGTCTGCGATCTGTTCAGGCGATCCGGTGAGGCCGATCAAGCGCTCGGAAAAGGCGTTGGTGAACTCCTCGACCACTTCGGGCGTGTCGCGGTCTGGGTCGATCGAGATAAAGATCGGCTGTACCTGCTCGCCCAGCTCAGGGTTTTCGTCGGTGAACTGGTTGAGGCCCTGCACGGTGCGCTGGACGTCTGTCGGGCAGATGTCGGGGCAATAGGCGTAACCAAAATAGACGATGCGATAACGCCCATTGAAATCGGCCCACTTGACCGCCTCTCCGCTGGTGTTTTGAAGGTCGAACTCGCCACCGATGGTCGCGCCGTAAAGCGGCGGTTCGACCGGCACGGCAGGCTCATTACCACAAGCCGACAGCATCAATGCGAGCGGCGCAAAGAACGATGCGGCGAGAGTGAAACGGGAGGACTTTGCTAGGGTGTTCATGGTCTGCTAATTGCCTCAGGGCGATGGGCTTTATGTGCCCGGGAGTTGGGGAACCTCTTGCGGTCTCTCACTGGCATAATATCTGACAGGTAACGCGAAAGGTTCAAAGCGTGGGGTTCATGGTTTTGCGCAAATTAGGTCTTAAGGCAGGAATTGCCAGTGCGCTTGGTGCAAGCCTGCTTGCTCTTGTCGCCGTGCAGCCGGCTGCTGCGCAGTTGTATTCCGAAGGGTACCAGTTCCTCGAAGCGGTCAAGGAGCGCGATGGCGACACCGCGACGGACATGCTCAACGAACCTGGCACGCAGGTGGTCAACACCCGCGATATCACGACCGGCGATACCGGCCTTCATGTCGTCGTGGCGCGCCGCGATACCTTGTGGGTGAAGTTCCTTCTTCAACGCGGCGCGAACCCGAACATTCGCAACAATGAAGGGCTGACCCCGCTTCAAATGGCGACCCGCCTCGGCTTTATCGAAGGCGCTGAAGAGCTTTTGAAGAAAGGCGCATCGGTCAACGTCGCCGACAGTCAGGGCGAAACCCCGCTTATCGCTGCCGTACATCAGCGCGATGTCGGGATGGTCCGCCGTCTGCTGGCGGAAGGCGCAGACCCTGATCGCAACGA includes these proteins:
- a CDS encoding YcgN family cysteine cluster protein, whose protein sequence is MSGPTLRDTFWELPLDQLTRAEWEALCDGCGRCCLHKIEDADTGEIEDTNVACKLLDCSTAQCSDYRNRKAFVPDCLRLTLSIVEDVPWLPTTCAYRRRAAGRKLPDWHYLISGDREAVVRAGVSVAGRVISEDDAGPLEHHIVEWGPPKQTVTVGFAATQED
- a CDS encoding ankyrin repeat domain-containing protein, translating into MVLRKLGLKAGIASALGASLLALVAVQPAAAQLYSEGYQFLEAVKERDGDTATDMLNEPGTQVVNTRDITTGDTGLHVVVARRDTLWVKFLLQRGANPNIRNNEGLTPLQMATRLGFIEGAEELLKKGASVNVADSQGETPLIAAVHQRDVGMVRRLLAEGADPDRNDNSGRSARDYLALMTGNTLLQREFDAADEARAKKPQTEQYGPSF
- a CDS encoding SCO family protein, with the protein product MNTLAKSSRFTLAASFFAPLALMLSACGNEPAVPVEPPLYGATIGGEFDLQNTSGEAVKWADFNGRYRIVYFGYAYCPDICPTDVQRTVQGLNQFTDENPELGEQVQPIFISIDPDRDTPEVVEEFTNAFSERLIGLTGSPEQIADAAKTFGVYYTKLDSPSPDTYLMDHSRTVLLFGPQGEPLALLPADLGADAVAEELGKWVT
- a CDS encoding riboflavin synthase encodes the protein MFTGIVTAIGTIANVDQRGDLRLRINAPLDPARIDIGASIACSGVCLTVVERGGDKGNAWFDVDVSAETVSRTYGGMWNEGARINIEPSLRVGDELGGHIVTGHVDSVGKVVKAQEVGDSWRVAIRARAEMSPFIAEKGSITVNGVSLTVNDVRDRSDGTCDFMLNIIPHTAEVTTLGDLSEGDEVNLEIDVLARYLKRMQSLAATR
- a CDS encoding DUF4402 domain-containing protein, with translation MTLAAASLAVPALIGADAPVRAQGNCPNCDLPPGCRGNGNQRPPPGNGNGNRNRNCQRISITIESDIDFGRVVLLGSGEARVLLDLESGRKTVIGDVDDLGGMPITGRAMIQGAPFEEVVISLPSEIGMRDPTGGTARVREFVTDLDGFPRLDSDGQLEFRFSGTLVIEAETDASGNLRGRVPITVEYP
- a CDS encoding M48 family metallopeptidase — encoded protein: MIDWLKRAPIDPEIELGGETVPIILRRHATAKRLTLRLAPDGSEVRITLPSWARSAEAIAFAHTRRDWLVEQHARVPRREVPGPGGSLLYRGEPKAIAWEETAARRPALCGNSVRLGGPKAGLEGRLRRWLEREALALFEADMRDYTAAAALSPVPTALSRAQKRWGSCSDKSRIRINWRLVQAPDFVRRSVVAHEVAHLVHFDHSPAFHALLGDIYEGEISEADRWLKQNGRSLYAAFG
- the ribD gene encoding bifunctional diaminohydroxyphosphoribosylaminopyrimidine deaminase/5-amino-6-(5-phosphoribosylamino)uracil reductase RibD; amino-acid sequence: MSATARLAGRARPVARPNPGVAALLVRDDQVIARGWTQAGGRPHAEAIALVGFEEGGAKGATLYVTLEPCAHQSERGPACTDLVMAARPSRVVIGQSDPDPRTAGLGARRIERAGIAVTVLGDDASRQSLAGYLTRAAHGRPHVTLKLAMSLDGAIALASGESQWITGDAARAHVHSRRAQHDAILVGGGTWRADKPRLDVRLHGLEARSPDRVLLTRGVAPDGVTVINEPAQIATLQGVQYLYVEGGAGAAASFLAKDMVDELHIYRAPIVIGGGLPALGDIGLSSLSDAHERWRLSESRQLGSDTFTAYLRTR